The genomic window ATCATTCACAGTGTTTGCATTGACATTCTTTGTGGTTTTTGAAAAATCAATCTGAACAACATTGTCGCTGTCAAAATTGTTACATCCGATTGCAACAATTGAAAAAATAATTATTAGTATAAAAACATGAAGCGTTTTCATTTAAAATTTTTAAAACAAAGGTGAGGATTATGCTAATGATAATAGATGACAAAAATCATTAAAACACAATGGCGAATTATGAGTGTACGTGTTCTAAATTATCGGATTGGAATTTAATTCATCTTGGAAATTTCATTTGTCTCTTTTCCGATTTCGTCTTTCGCCTTTTTAAATTCACTGATTCCTCTGCCCAATCCTTTCATGAGCTCCGGAATTTTTTTACCTCCGAAGAGAAGAAGAACAACGGCAGCAATCAGGATGATTTCGGTTGTGCCGAGCATGCCAAGTAAAATGGTGGTAATCATGGACTTTAATTTTTAACAGCGTAAAACTCCGACTCCTCATGAATAAGTTTTACTAAAAGAGAAGATAATTCCGAATAGAAGTCATTCGGATTAGTTTGGCTGAGATTTTCTGAGAATTTACCGGAGAATTCAAGCAAATGATCGTTGATGAATTTTACGTAGGCATCTTTGGTGATTTCGAGCTGTTCTTTGTTTTTTGCGATTGACATTTTTACTAACAGCAATGACAAAAATTCAAGCTGGTAGGTAATGGCATCCGGACTTTCTCCGCTTTTCGCTGTCATACCAAACGCTTTATAGAATGCAGCTACATCGGTTACCGAATTCAATTTTGAAAGGCAGGTGCTTTCTGAGACGGGAACAGTGCCTTTCAGGAATAAACGCGAATATTCTGACAAAAGTGTTTTGTAATTTGCGTTTTTAAGAATTTCCAGTAATAATTTTTTGTATTCTATATTTAATTCCGTTCGTTTTGATAATTCGAAAACTATTTCTCTGATTTCTGCAATATTATTTTCCTCAGGATAAGAAAAACCTTTGCTTATTACTCTGAATAAATCCGCTTTCACAAGTTTTATATCGGTTTCGGTTGTGTACATTTTTTTAAAATTAATTGAATTTATTTTTGAATGATTAAATCTGACCACATACTGTAATGTTTTCTGCCACCAATATTTCCTGTATTTCCATTCCATACTGCAAATGCAATCTTTGTATTGTCAGGTATGGGTGCATCATTAACGTCTGTAGATTTTATAGGTCTTGCGATAATTACTTTCCATGTGTTGTTTTCCCACACACCCCAAGCCGATGCGTTTTGTGTTTCCTGTGTGGTGAGCGTGCCGAATCCTTCTGCCACACACTCTTCCGATGGATCTTTTCTGTCAAAAAGCGACATAGGATTGCCGGCATAAGAACCTGGTAAGAAATTTTTACCCATGCCTTTTGAATAGTCCAATGCTGAAATGTCGCGGGCGAATTTTCCGTTGGTGCCATCTCCTTGCCTTTCTGCCATAGGATAAATATCAGTCCAATAATTTGGATAAGCATCTTTCACATCTCTGAATCCGTTTTCAACATCGTTTTGCCAGATTGCTTTCCAGTGAATGATATGCACTCTTCCGTTCTTATTTCCCATCATAAAAACCGGATTTTGTGCTATGTCCATTGGCAATTGAATCGCTACCTGATCGCAAAACTTGTCGGTCTCTACAATAATATCTTTTGTGCTGTCGGTCCATTCCAACAGAAAACCAATTGTTTTTCCATCG from Bacteroidota bacterium includes these protein-coding regions:
- a CDS encoding twin-arginine translocase TatA/TatE family subunit, whose protein sequence is MITTILLGMLGTTEIILIAAVVLLLFGGKKIPELMKGLGRGISEFKKAKDEIGKETNEISKMN
- a CDS encoding molecular chaperone TorD family protein, with the translated sequence MYTTETDIKLVKADLFRVISKGFSYPEENNIAEIREIVFELSKRTELNIEYKKLLLEILKNANYKTLLSEYSRLFLKGTVPVSESTCLSKLNSVTDVAAFYKAFGMTAKSGESPDAITYQLEFLSLLLVKMSIAKNKEQLEITKDAYVKFINDHLLEFSGKFSENLSQTNPNDFYSELSSLLVKLIHEESEFYAVKN